The DNA segment ACGACGCCCTGGAGTTCGCCCCGGCCACCGGCCTCGCCCCCGGGGCGAGGCCGCGCCGGATCGCCGCCGGACAGCTCGGCCGGGTCCTGGGGCTCGCGATGTCGCCGGACGGCAGCCGCGCCGCGGTCGCCTCGCACGACGGCCGCGTCCTGCTCGTCGAGCGCGAGACCGGCGAGGTCCGCGAGGTCGACCGCAGCGCCGACGGCGACGTCCGTGGGCTGACCTTCTCCCCCGACTCCGCCTGGCTCGCCTGGTCCCACCCCGGCCCCCGTCCGCTGAGCCAGCTGAGGATCGCCGGCACCACCGACCTCCAGGTCACCGAGGCGACCCCGCTGCGCTTCCAGGACTACGCGCCCGCCTTCACCCTCGACGGCAAGCACCTCGCGTTCCTGTCGACCCGCTCCTTCGACCCGGTCTACGACGAGCACGTCTTCGACCTCGCCTTCGTCGAGGGCGCCCGGCCGCATCTGATCCCCCTCGCCGCGACGACCCCGTCGCCGTTCGGCCCGCAGCGGCACGGCCGCCCCTTCGAGACGCCGGACCGGGACGAGACCCCCGACAGCGAGGGCACTCCCACCACCCGGATCGACATCGAAGGGCTCGCCGACCGGATCGTGCCGTTCCCGGTCGAGGCCGCCCGCTACTCCAACCTGCGCGCCGCCAAGGACGGGGTGCTGTGGCTGCGGCACCCGGTGCGCGGTGTGCTCGGCGCGTCCCGGGCCACCCCCGACGACCCCGACCCGAAGACCGAGCTGGAGCGCTACGACCTCGCCCAGTCGCGCATCGAGCATCTGGCCTCGGACGCCGACCACTTCGAGGTCAGCGGCGACGGCAAGCGGGTGCTGCTGTGGACCGACGGCCGGCTCAAGGTCGTCCCCAGCGACCGGCGCGCCTCGGGCGACGACGACAGCGACAGCAACATCACCGTCGACCTCGACCGGGTCCGCCAGTTCATCGACCCGGCCGCCGAGTGGCGGCAGATGTTCGACGAGGCCGGCCGCATCATGCGGGACAACTACTGGCGGCCGGACATGAACGGCGTCGACTGGGGCGCCGTCCTCGACCGCTACCGGCCCGTCCTCGACCGGCTCGCCACCCACGACGACCTGGTCGACCTCCTGTGGGAGGTACAGGGTGAACTCGGCACCTCGCACGCCTACGTCACCCCGCGCGGCGGCTTCGGCGGCGGCGCCCGGCAGGGCCTGCTCGGCGCGGACGTCTCCCGCCACGAGAACGGCAGCTGGCGCGTGGACCGCATCCTGCCCGCGGAGACGTCCGACCCCCAGGGCCGTTCCCCGCTGGCCGCGCCCGGCGTCGCGATCCGCACCGGTGACGCGATCGTCGCCGTGGCCGGGCAGCCCGTCGACCCGGTGCGCGGGCCGGCCCCGCTGCTGGTCGGTACCGCGGGCAAGCCCGTCGAGCTGACCGTCTCCCCGGCCGGCGGCGGCGAGGCGCGGCACGCGGTCGTCGTCCCCGTCGCCGACGAGGAGCCGCTGCGCTACCACGCGTGGGTCGCCGACCGGCGGGCCCATGTCCACGAGCTGTCCGGCGGCCGGCTCGGTTACATCCACGTCCCCGACATGCAGGCTCCCGGTTGGGCCCAGATCCACCGGGACCTGCGGGTCGAGGTGGTCCGCGAGGGCCTGATCGTGGACGTCCGGGAGAACCGCGGCGGCCACACCTCCCAGCTCGTCGTG comes from the Streptomyces sp. KMM 9044 genome and includes:
- a CDS encoding S41 family peptidase, whose product is MTHSAPVASAAYLRFPHPHGGLVAFTAEDDVWLAPLDGGRAWRVSADNVPVTVPRVSPDGTTVAWTSTRDGAPEVHIAPVEGGPGRRLTHWGSARTQVRGWTPDGKVLALSTHGQASLRRTWARAVPLDGGPAATLPHGPVGDVAHGPRTVLLSATMGREAAAWKRYRGGTAGKLWIEQDSGDGAENTADGPGEFARLHADLDGNIEYPIWVGARIAFLSDHEGTGALYSSLADGSDLRRHTPLGGFYARHAATDGTRVVYSSAGRLWTLDDLDGAEPRPLDIRLGGQRVDLQPFPVNAARWFGSASPDHTARGSAVCVRGTVHWVTHRSGPARALAATPGVRARRPHTFRVDGEEWVVWVTDAEGDDALEFAPATGLAPGARPRRIAAGQLGRVLGLAMSPDGSRAAVASHDGRVLLVERETGEVREVDRSADGDVRGLTFSPDSAWLAWSHPGPRPLSQLRIAGTTDLQVTEATPLRFQDYAPAFTLDGKHLAFLSTRSFDPVYDEHVFDLAFVEGARPHLIPLAATTPSPFGPQRHGRPFETPDRDETPDSEGTPTTRIDIEGLADRIVPFPVEAARYSNLRAAKDGVLWLRHPVRGVLGASRATPDDPDPKTELERYDLAQSRIEHLASDADHFEVSGDGKRVLLWTDGRLKVVPSDRRASGDDDSDSNITVDLDRVRQFIDPAAEWRQMFDEAGRIMRDNYWRPDMNGVDWGAVLDRYRPVLDRLATHDDLVDLLWEVQGELGTSHAYVTPRGGFGGGARQGLLGADVSRHENGSWRVDRILPAETSDPQGRSPLAAPGVAIRTGDAIVAVAGQPVDPVRGPAPLLVGTAGKPVELTVSPAGGGEARHAVVVPVADEEPLRYHAWVADRRAHVHELSGGRLGYIHVPDMQAPGWAQIHRDLRVEVVREGLIVDVRENRGGHTSQLVVEKLARRIVGWDLPRGMRPESYPQDAPRGPVVAVANEFSGSDGDIVNAAIKALGIGPVVGTRTWGGVVGIDSRYRLVDNTLVTQPKYAFWLEGYGWGVENHGVDPDVEVVQRPQDHAAGRDVQLDEAVRLALAALEETPAKTPPTVG